From Mastacembelus armatus chromosome 9, fMasArm1.2, whole genome shotgun sequence:
AAAGCTCTAAAGTGAAGCTGGCCACGGACAGATGCTACCCATCAGAGGAATATGTGGCTCAATTACTGGGAGCCTAAATTGAAAGTGATAGTGATTTAAGTCTTCCCAATACGCCATGCCCATTCTGGCAAACAGTCTTTTCAAGGGGCCCTTTTAAAAAAGACCCTGCTGGAGTGTGTGCGACACAGGCGTACCATTGATTTTCAGTAACATCCCCTAATGACCTGGCCACGGTTTGATCCACGCTGTCATTATGGGCTGGTACCATGGGAGAGGATCGGTGGGTCTCTCAGCACACAGCAGCAAGATGAGTAGCTGGGGCATTATCAGGATGAATTGGCTGTCTCTAGACAAGCGGCAAGCACAGCCGAGGTCTTGTCAATAACGGGATGGGGCGCCTCAGGGCTCCCTCTGTGGCCCACTCCAGAGCGCCTTCCGGCCTCATTAGAAAAGCAGATGAGTGGTGTGCATGAAGAGAGAAGATGtatgagaagagagaggagcCTCTCCTCAACCATCCGATAGCCTGCCTCCCAGGCATTGCTCTTCTTAATGAGTACAGACCGCAGGTCAATATGCCGCTGTGCTGCCAGTCAATACCGGTtacctgcaacacaaacactcaaaACCTGCTTTCATACAAAATCAATGTCCTATTAGTCCCTCTCTGTATTGCCTTCACCCAATCTCATCGATCCCCTCTGAAGAGCTCTGCAGCCCATGTATGACAGATTATGGTCAAATGATCTGATGGCTGTGGCTACTCTTCCAGCCAAGTCTGTTGCCTCTATGATTTCAGAGTAACAGCTTGATATCAGATGAGCAAATACTCTAAATGCTGAAAACTGAGGCACAAGCGTTATTGGCAAACCTATCAACTTCACATTAACATTACACTCAGAAAGTTTGTCTTACAGACTATTTTGATATTTGTAGTCAGCAATGACAATTATAAAAAAGATTAAAGACAAGCAACAAATGCATGACATTAGGTCCAAACTTTATTCCATACATTTTAAACCATgaatgttcattttcatttttttttttgcacgcCTAAAACTCTACTTGTTTTGTATACAAGAGTCtaagaaaaacaactgcacAACACCACAAGGTTGACAGAGAAAGTCCTTTTGCTGCCCACTAAAAAGTGTCCTTCGTTTCTGTCTGGGGCTGGTCCAGTTTGTGACGTGGAAGTCTTTAACAATTCCGTCATTACTTCATTGGTAAATATAGACATGTGTTAATCCAAGTTTCTCTCAGTATCACCAGTATCGTCTGCTCCCTCCAGGTGATCTCTTCATTAGGGTGCTGTGTGCTGCTTTGCATAGATTGCAGATGATCCTTCTAGGCGCCCTTACAACACCCACCTGGCATACTTCCCATCCATTGGCGAGGCTTGTCTGTTACCACGATATTCATGAGGGAAGTGATTCCCcatgtttcatttaattttgtttttctagaaaTGGTTAAAAAGCCTAATAAATTTACACAGTAATTTTGCAGCGAATGAATATCAACAAGTTATGTACACCAGTTTTCTTTACAGAGACTGAACAAAGACCtcataatatatatttatctgCATATCTCAAAggcaaaacaaatgaacaaaacaaattggTAATGTAATATTGTACATTGTCATCATTGAGGATATCCTGGTACCATGAGGTTAAATTACTGAAGGTTGAAGCCAAAATCCAGTCTTTACAGTGGGTCATAATGGATATGTCTCACAATCAACTGGGATAAATATAGTAAAAGGTGTGGCTAATgcacaaaatacataaaattcaTAGAAATGATATCTATACATGGAACAAGGATAGGAAATGTACAAACTCATTTCAGGACCTCTCTTTCCGCACAAAGCTGAAAAAAGTATTggattaatatattaataattatcAAATATTTAAGTCGgatataaacatacacatatttgtGTTCTCTTTACCGACATTATTCAACCTCCAGTCCGCTAAAAATAAAGTCATGGCATGTGCTTAATCAGCCTTACACACCTCTACTTTGTACAATCATACCCTTTCCCTTAGGGAGTTTTGCTCTTCTCTGGTGAAGAGCAGTGCATTTTGTTCACAAGAAGCTTTAGATTTGGGGAGTGAGGGGTGTGAGTGCATCTAGTAAGACATAGTGCACTTTTCTAAGAAGCTACCGAGCCTCTACCTCTTTGGGGTTGCGAGATGGGGAGTAGTCCCGTGGGTCCTGTGTGGAGGTGAGGGGTGTAGTCCTCCTGGGTGAGGCTGGCCTGGCGCTACCAGCTGGCACAAGGGGTGGGGGAGCACTGAGAGCAGCAGTTGGAGGTGTTCTGTTCAGAGGGCCATTGTGTCCAGTGGAAGGGCTGAGTCTAGGGTAGGGCATGCCGCCTAGGTGGGGCATAAAGGGGGGCATGTGGGGTAGATGGCCCTCCATGGGGGACTGGTGCAGCTGATGGAGACGTGCCCTGTCCAGTTCCTCCCTCAGGTGAAGGCGCTCTCGCTCCTCCGCCTGCTGTCTCATTCTCTCATGCTCCCTGCGCACCTCCAATAGGTGCTCGTGGTGAGAATAGTCATGAGCCTCCCTCTCGCGGTAGGCGCGTTCCTGTTCATACACACTGGGGAAGCGATGTCCTTGCTCAGCTCTGAGCTGAAAGTCCATTCGCCGCTGCAGGTCCAGGCTGCGGTAGGCCTCTCTAAGAGGGTCCCAAGGGAAGGCCGGGTGGGGCAGTCGCTcccttcctgccagaggactcaCTCCCATGAAAGGAGCCATGCGAGCACGGTCCAGTACATTAAGGCTGCCCATCTGGGGCATTGCACTCATGGAAAGGGGCAGAGAGTGAGTCATGGGGACACCATGTAGGCCAGGTGCTGGGATGTCACTGCCACGCGGTGAGGGAAGAGGGTGCTGCTGAGACAATGGTGGGTGGTGGTGATGTGGATTTGCAGGCTGGCTGATGGGAGTGGGGAGAGCTTGGGGTGGTGGTTGTGGGGCGGGCTCGGAACTCACCACCAtgacctcctgctcctccttcctctcctccttaaTCTTCATGTCATTTTTCACCTTGTGGAGTAGGTCTGCAGGTGGGGGCTCTTTCCTCTCGCTGTCCTTGAGTGTAGGTGGGGGCCCACCTGCCATCTTCATGTTCTGCTCATTGATCACTGCCTTGGAGTATGGAGAAGGAGAGCGTTGAGCGGATTTGATGGCGTCTTCGGAGGGTCTCCTCTCTAGCATCTCCTTGCCAGGTGAGCGGCTTTCTTTCACCTTCACGTCAGCCAGTGTGGATGATTCTCTGTGGCGCTCTAACAGCTCCTTCTCCGTCTCACGAACCCGATCTACACTGCCACTGTGATGCCGACCTGAATCACTAGAGTTCTGGCTATTTGAGCGAATCAGGCTACTGATCTGGTAGCTAACTGGTGCAGATGCCGGTGAAGAACGGTTGGAGTGCCGGCTGCGATCCACTGAATCCCTGTAATCACATAATACAGCAGTTTAGGATGTACCAGAAAAAGCAAGTATCATGTACTGTAGGTGGTCTGTATAGGCTTGATTTAACTAGATAAAATTTCCAAATAAAATCTTGTTTATAAAATTATTAACTAATTCTACCCTTTTGTTGTGTGTAAAATGATCAGATCTGTAATCTTCTTGGGGGAAAACACATAATCCTTTGAAATAATGCAGTCAAATGTCGGGTCAGATGTGATGACAACAAACAGTAATTGTATTACTgctgaaataatatttttctctGACTAAATTGAAAGCCTAGATCCTCCAAATAATCCTCAGAAAGTAGATAAAAAAGCAAACCAACTTGTCTTTatccttttcctctttcccaATGGACgcatctcttttctctctttcccgctccctttctctctctcgttcCCGttccctctctcgctctctctcatgGCTGTTGGCTGAGCTGCTTCTCTCAGTGTCTGCGGTTTTGGGCCACTGTGGCGGGGTAGGGAATGATGGCGGGGTGCGTCGAAGTCTGTTCCAGGTGTCATGGTGGGGGCTGCCAAATGTGGGCAGTCCTCCTGGTCCCTCCTTGGTGCCAAACACACTATTGGACCCTGGAGGAAAAGGGGGAGACAGGCATGGGACCCACTGTAAGTTAATTGGGCACAAAACCTTCTTGAGGACACATAAGAGGAGAAAGACTCAACAAAAgctgcttttgtctttgtctctggaGGTTCTCTCACTGAAGCTGTTTGAAAGAGTTAGAGGTTAATGGCTCCCcccaccagaaaaaaaaaaactcatttgcTTTTGAACTAAAGGgcttctccccctctcttttttGCACTGGATGAACAGGGAAGACTCGCTTGCCCTCTAGAGTTTAGGGCTGTGAAAAGCCAAGGGAGACCTTATAATTCCACGGCATGTCCTACTCCTATCACATCCATTTTCACAACAGGGCGACCAATTTGGCACACAAAAATAGAAGGgatgaagaaaaagaatgaaaggcATAAAGAAAAGGATGTAGCAGGAAAGGAAAAGCCCTCCATGGTGGTGCAGAAGGGGCTTGTCAAATAATTAATAGATGAATTGCCAACAAACAGCAGACCTGAGAGTGCCTGTTGGCAGAAGCACAGCCAGATTAAAGCCAGGCTGTTGGGGACATGGTGGGTGGGTGAAATGGAGGCGGGGAGGAGGTTTGCTGTACTGTGTTGTACTGCCTTGTTGGGCCTCCCTCGGCTAGCGCTGCTTTGACACAGAAACTAGAGCTAAGTgtcttgatttttttcctcccctcctGGCTTTCCCTGTGGTCTAACGCTGTCTTGCTCTGTTCTGTCACTGGCCAGATTGAAGGGGgcagtggtggaggaggaggagagggggccAGCGCTTACCAAGCGAGGGGTTGCCTAATCCTCCGAAGGCACTGCTTGAAAGGTTGCCGAGGCCGCCAAAGGAACTGGAGCGACTGAAAGGATCTGCAAAATGCCAAACAGGGATTAGCAAAAGGGGGGGCTGGCTAGCAGTGCACACCCCAACACCAACCCGTTCCACTCGGCTTTTCTCTTACAAGCgagctgttgttgttgtttttttttttttttttatagcgCTGCTACCCTAGTTCTCTGCCTGATAACTCTGCAGTCACCAAGTCTCCTGGATGGTGGATTCATTGCCACTAACTGGAGTGGAGTCTCTGACCCTGCTGGGGGTAGTGGAACAACACTGCTTGATGGGGAAATTAGTTTTGAGCTACTGGTGCTAAGCTGAAAATGGACTGTGGTAGGCCAGGGGAATTAGAACCTGTAAAAGTTAGGCTAGAAAGACCATAATGATTTAACTGGAGAATGACTGTTTGATAGGCTCCACTGATACAGGCTATAGCCTCCAAATTTCTAGTAATATCACAAATGTTTACCCTGAGAAGCCAGTGTACAGCATCCATCAAATTATACTTAGCAGTCCCATTTTAATTCCACAAGAATTGTTGAGAAAATGCAGAACTTATTAACAGATTGAGGTTTAAGGATTTTTATAGCTGCCTCACACATGAATTCTCTGGACAGGAAAATTTGATTCCTTCCTGAGTGCACTGTGCATTCAGAAGCACAAAATCAATTGACTCAAGAGATTGTTCTATGAAATCAGCCTCCCACTCTGAACCTATCTCAGGTTGAATGGTTGTAAGTAAATGAAtgagtaaaaataattaaattcacAAATAAATCCAGCAACATGAACTATCCTACACCTGTAAAATATAGAGTTAACTTCACAAGCTCATAAAAAAGCATCACTGCAGCACTGTAGCACTGCATGACGTTTGTCCGAACAGGTGAGGGTTGAAAAATAGAACTGGAGGCTGAATACTAGGTAGCAATATCCTTTCTATTACTCCAAACAGAGTTATTTAAGGCTATGCTCTAAATCATACAGTCTTATTATACAATGACAACACTCTCCATTACCATGGCCTACAAGTTTGCTCAAGAAGTGTCTCCAAGTGAATACAATTGCCAAATAAATTCCACAATAACCTTGAAAAGCACCTgacaacaaaaccacaaatatctAGGCTTCACATTATTGGTGGCTTGTAATTTCGTTATAAAATGAGCACcagggaaagagacagagaatgtgagagagacaaagatgagataaataaataataaaatatcacaACATGGGTTACTTACACTTACCTGCCAAATGGCTAGGAGGCAGGAAGCCGCTGGGGTGTGGGGCAGGGCCGTAGGGGGAAGGAGCTGGGTGGCCAGAGCCtatcagagcagagaggaaataACAGTGCTGTTATTATCTATCAGAAACTTTCTTACTAGGCATGCAGAATGAGACCAAAATTTTATCTACACCAACACAATTCTGACCCCTATGATTAGCCAGGAATAAAAATTTGAAATTGAGTAAATCTAAATTACTTTTCTGCACTCACAAACCTAATATACATGTAAACTGGATGGGTTTAAATGGCATTGACCAAATTAGCAAGTGATATTTTGCTTTTAGTGCAGCTgctccatgtttgtgtgtaagccTATAGCTGCTCATTGAGGTCAGTTTCTGACTGTGCAACAAGCTGGCCTCTTTCACAAAACACTGTTACCATCACCCGTATTCCATGAATTGTTAATGAAAGACCCAATTACAGGAGTGCCTCTGACACACCACTGCATAATTACTAGTCAAAGGCCGTTTGCCTCTCTGTTGCCCTCTAACGCAGGGCAAATCAGTCAATTACCTAACTGAGAGTCATCCATATTCATAGACGTATCTGACTCTCTTTACTGGCAAAACATTTACCACAAAAGAACTATAATTAAATGAACATTacatgagaggagagaaaaaagccATTTCATTACAGTGGAGGAACAATTTCGACATGCAGCTGTAGTAAACGCTCTTTtgcataaagacaaaaatgctaCAGCAAGCCTCTGAGAATAATTTGAGTGTTTTGAATGATTTGTCTTGGAAGGTACACTGAGACTTTACTGACCTGTGGAAGAGAAGAGAGGCCGTGCCAAGTCGTGAGGGTATGGGAATCCTGGAAAGACTCCTGGAGCTGGTGGTCGACTGAACAAGTCCAGCTTCCCATTCATGTCTAGTTTGTGAGGATCCAGCTGCATTTGCTATAGTCAAGAAAGGCAGAgacaagaggagagaaaaagaaaattaggtTGATATGCAGCAGTGCCAAATATTTCCAACAACAGAATGAGAGGGATTTAGCCTCAGCTGCACTGGGTGAGAGATCAGAGGAAGACACATGCATCAACAATGGCTTCATGTATTCAATTCTGGCCGGTTGTGTTATAACAAATATATGTAAGCTGATTAGGGACACAAAATCCATAGTAACGAGGGTTCAGAGCCCAAGAAGGACTGACACCACTGGGCCAGTGGCATTAGCATAGGATCTCCATGGCGAGGCCACTTTACAATCAGAGGACACGAGCACTTTCTGCCCAAGTTCACATGTTGCATTTTGGTCACAACTATTACTTCAACAACTTTCTGTGTTTCTAAATGTGATGATGATCTGCCCTTTTCTCTTGAAGTGGAGTGAGCCATGCATAGTCTTTATTTAGATGTAAAGAATATTTAACAAGAGGAGatggcttttttgtttttggattttgtATTGttattaacttttacagcatactgCCTGTCCCACCCacactctttctctgtctttctctagCAACACAAGTACAAATTATTTTAGAGGTAAAGATCTAACTATGACGTACTGTACTTTTATTCAGTAAGTATGTTATTTAGCTCATTATTCCATTACCAATATACTTTATCTGGTTTTACATGACAGCAAGAGTCCTGAAAGACATCATTATCCATCTCACGCACCTTCATTTTCTGCTGGTGGTGGTAGATCTGCCATGCGATCTGGACATGCACTGCACACCACTTGCCAGGTTTCTAAAAATTTAGAGAGAAACTGAGGTTAGCCTGCTGGCTCGATATGGGGAGCTAAAAATGGATTCTGGCGTTGAGATTTTCTGGCCAAACTACAAAGTGGGAAATTTCAACCAGGCAAAAGATTAAGAAACTCTAACCCTGACTTTAACCCAATAGAGTCCTCAAAGCTAACCTTAAATGTAGCCAAAACTCTGAAAGAATTGTTGAAGCATTTGCTGTTTTAGACTTTGTGGCCTGGCCAGAGAGATGAACAACCAAAAGATGAACAAGGCAACTACTCACCCTAACAGATGTCCTGAATGGATCTGTTATCTGTACAGACAAACGGGAAATCATTATCATCAGCAACAGAGACAAGCAGCCAGTTCTACAGAGCTCCACAGAGGCTTTACATGCATTCAATTCTCAGATATTTACAACACGTGTGTGGCTTTCAGCAGAACGAACAGAGCAAGAGCAGACTGCTTCAGAGAAGTCCTGATGCTTACCCGGGGATCTTTCTGTAGGAGTGTGTGAGGTACTGCTCCAGGACGTGCTGCTACGTCAATAGGATTAGATGCCTGACAGAGAGGCAAAGGAAAGAGATACATGATCACCAGATCAACAGCAGTTAGAActttgagaaaaagaaagaaagaaatcaaaccTGTTACACACTGTTTACTACTATATGCACAGAGGAATTTGACTCATACAGTGGTTCTACAATGGGAAGGTGTCCTCAAGGAATAATCCCAGTTTATCTGTCACTATTATGTCCCAACAAATATTTGCACATACAAACTACTAGTATGGGATTAAATCCTGTGCGTTGTGTTCATGCAGTAAGTAAGAAAGACTAAATCCACTATTAGATTGATCGAGAGATGCCAGCAACACTCTAAACTTATAAACTCAGTGGCACTATAGTTCAATAATCCTCTACCACTGCTACTATATGCTTGACATCATAGATAAAACTGCAGTGATGCTGCAGGCATTGAGTTATCCTAGAGTAACACATCTCTGATCTCCTCCTTAAGTTGTTGGAATACAAGTGCCTAGATCAGACTTATTAATCCATCCCTGTATCGGGGATAGGAATATCCTGCGGGGTGACCTGGGTCACCAGTCCCCACAAACAAACACGCATCCCAGGCCCTTCCCCCTAAGCTCCTCTCCAAGAATACTTAGCAGCGGCTTTGGATGCATAAGACTGTTCCTTGAACCATCTGGATGGGGCCTTCGACAAAAGGGTCTCCCCATTACAGAGCCTGCTGGGAATAGGGCCAGCGGATTTAGGCCAGCTTTGATTAGTAGCTTACACTGGGTCAGAGCTGCTGGGCATCTGCCAGACATACTCACACCCCTCCCACCCCTTCTCATCCTCTGCATCCCCACTGCCCCTGaatcttctctcctctgctcttctaaacagacagacatggttttgttattgtttagGATGACCTGTCAAAGCTCTGTTCAGCTCACAACCCTGGTCCAGGTCCTGTCAAGTCTGACAGTGcattataatgactttatcttgGATGGAgtgatgtttattgttttacatcTTCACTGTACAgatctctgctgctgttcttaTCCAAAACAGACAGTGGAAGGAATTTCCTGGgataaaatataatgaactgTAGTGCAGTGTGTaaccaaaacttttttttacagataTACCATTGAACATTTATGTTAAAACACATATAGAGGATACTGTGTATCTGCTCACCTGCCTGAGATACTTTTAGTGTTTGTTGAGAAAACATTCAGGCATGTGGTTTAGAGCTAATTGCACACAGTATATTACATATCAGATTTTTCCATTTCCAGtcttttccttatttgtttttaataaatccaTAGAGTTGACTGTGTTTACCCATTTAAATACCTACATATCttcatatacatttatatttttacactgGCAAAAAATGACTATTTGAATATGTATGATTTGAATAAAGAACTCaacttgcattttaaaattcCATTTTGCCTTTTGTGTGCTATTATCGAATTTCTGTTCCAATCGTATAACAACTTGCATGGTTTACTGTATGCTTTCTTAAATTCACTGCATGTCTGTAGCTCATGGGTCGAGGGTAGAGATATGGGGCTGACCTTGGGCTGGAAGGCTCCTTGCAGTGAGCTGAAGGGTCCTGAGTGTGGAAGCAGCGGGGGCATGCCTGGCATAGTAGGAGGATAGGAGGGGAAGAACTAGGGAGAAAAGAATgggagacacaaaaagacacaaaacaaaatcataagAAAAGTACAGGGACAGaagcatatgcacacacacaaccaccgTAATAAATGCTGTCATGGCAACAttcaaatatgtcaaatatttgaTTTGCCAAGTGCaaataacaaatttaaattcaaatgacAAAAGACAAACTCACGTTTGAATGTCTGATGAAAGGATTGTCCAGTTTGGGAGTGTATTTGTCGAACTGTAAGAAATAAGAGGGAAAAGCA
This genomic window contains:
- the fbrsl1 gene encoding autism susceptibility gene 2 protein isoform X4 produces the protein MDGKLKQGRRCRSKRERVRRLREAGSRDARSPDPNSSCSDREGHSPGRDAASLPGKKAPHPAAAARAPRPPRRKRRESSSQEEDIIDGFAIASFTSLDRLEKKTGLVKTQEKKERWKEKKVVKRQKKEDEEVEEEEENVQPVVDPLENGFLHHAQREQERMNERLLKRTYSKKNKMIKPLALRPVKVSEDETVQELSRPHRSNSKEQLSESSTHSLSGRGYSVQPAAVALLKCDSESDIDDKVSDVGSEKLFSPTTPKGVPANESPDSKTCSSAKVSGLQRSQEQSNSEVPFVPPIPSPTPASAPTGSPAPAAAAAPPEPPRLRIPTPPPLSIKKEQQPPPPVPTPALLRAPPHPQPHPPHPHSHQESCVLPPQQHHARPVISHQVHHPLQYNSLHDISHSSSPVGLPKQHLPPSPHHHISGLPSSAPSLPLSIANLSTSHYSSLRSPAHRHPAMFATPATLPPPPTLPTNSLVVPGHPAGTPYPEHDLLRQELNNRFLVQSSERGRGPSASPLAPVSLLRAEFHQHQHMHQHQHTHQHTFTPFPASLPPAAILTPPTAPPMVRTQARNFDKYTPKLDNPFIRHSNFFPSYPPTMPGMPPLLPHSGPFSSLQGAFQPKASNPIDVAARPGAVPHTLLQKDPRITDPFRTSVRQMQLDPHKLDMNGKLDLFSRPPAPGVFPGFPYPHDLARPLFSSTGSGHPAPSPYGPAPHPSGFLPPSHLAGKYPFSRSSSFGGLGNLSSSAFGGLGNPSLGSNSVFGTKEGPGGLPTFGSPHHDTWNRLRRTPPSFPTPPQWPKTADTERSSSANSHEREREREREREREREREREKRDASIGKEEKDKDKDSVDRSRHSNRSSPASAPVSYQISSLIRSNSQNSSDSGRHHSGSVDRVRETEKELLERHRESSTLADVKVKESRSPGKEMLERRPSEDAIKSAQRSPSPYSKAVINEQNMKMAGGPPPTLKDSERKEPPPADLLHKVKNDMKIKEERKEEQEVMVVSSEPAPQPPPQALPTPISQPANPHHHHPPLSQQHPLPSPRGSDIPAPGLHGVPMTHSLPLSMSAMPQMGSLNVLDRARMAPFMGVSPLAGRERLPHPAFPWDPLREAYRSLDLQRRMDFQLRAEQGHRFPSVYEQERAYREREAHDYSHHEHLLEVRREHERMRQQAEERERLHLREELDRARLHQLHQSPMEGHLPHMPPFMPHLGGMPYPRLSPSTGHNGPLNRTPPTAALSAPPPLVPAGSARPASPRRTTPLTSTQDPRDYSPSRNPKEVEAR
- the fbrsl1 gene encoding autism susceptibility gene 2 protein isoform X8, which translates into the protein MDGKLKQGRRCRSKRERVRRLREAGSRDARSPDPNSSCSDREGHSPGRDAASLPGKKAPHPAAAARAPRPPRRKRRESSSQEEDIIDGFAIASFTSLDRLEKKTGLVKTQEKKERWKEKKVVKRQKKEDEEVEEEEENVQPVVDPLENGFLHHAQREQERMNERLLKRTYSKKNKMIKPLALRPVKVSEDETVQELSRPHRSNSKEQLSESSTHSLSGRGYSVQPAAVALLKCDSESDIDDKVSDVGSEKLFSPTTPKGVPANESPDSKTCSSAKVSGLQRSQEQSNSEVPFVPPIPSPTPASAPTGSPAPAAAAAPPEPPRLRIPTPPPLSIKKEQQPPPPVPTPALLRAPPHPQPHPPHPHSHQESCVLPPQQHHARPVISHQVHHPLQYNSLHDISHSSSPVGLPKQHLPPSPHHHISGLPSSAPSLPLSIANLSTSHYSSLRSPAHRHPAMFATPATLPPPPTLPTNSLVVPGHPAGTPYPEHDLLRQELNNRFLVQSSERGRGPSASPLAPVSLLRAEFHQHQHMHQHQHTHQHTFTPFPASLPPAAILTPPTAPPMVRTQARNFDKYTPKLDNPFIRHSNFFPSYPPTMPGMPPLLPHSGPFSSLQGAFQPKASNPIDVAARPGAVPHTLLQKDPRITDPFRTSVRKPGKWCAVHVQIAWQIYHHQQKMKQMQLDPHKLDMNGKLDLFSRPPAPGVFPGFPYPHDLARPLFSSTGSGHPAPSPYGPAPHPSGFLPPSHLAGKYPFSRSSSFGGLGNLSSSAFGGLGNPSLGSNSVFGTKEGPGGLPTFGSPHHDTWNRLRRTPPSFPTPPQWPKTADTERSSSANSHEREREREREREREREREREKRDASIGKEEKDKDKDSVDRSRHSNRSSPASAPVSYQISSLIRSNSQNSSDSGRHHSGSVDRVRETEKELLERHRESSTLADVKVKESRSPGKEMLERRPSEDAIKSAQRSPSPYSKAVINEQNMKMAGGPPPTLKDSERKEPPPADLLHKVKNDMKIKEERKEEQEVMVVSSEPAPQPPPQALPTPISQPANPHHHHPPLSQQHPLPSPRGSDIPAPGLHGVPMTHSLPLSMSAMPQMGSLNVLDRARMAPFMGVSPLAGRERLPHPAFPWDPLREAYRSLDLQRRMDFQLRAEQGHRFPSVYEQERAYREREAHDYSHHEHLLEVRREHERMRQQAEERERLHLREELDRARLHQLHQSPMEGHLPHMPPFMPHLGGMPYPRLSPSTGHNGPLNRTPPTAALSAPPPLVPAGSARPASPRRTTPLTSTQDPRDYSPSRNPKEVEAR
- the fbrsl1 gene encoding autism susceptibility gene 2 protein isoform X3 — protein: MDGKLKQGRRCRSKRERVRRLREAGSRDARSPDPNSSCSDREGHSPGRDAASLPGKKAPHPAAAARAPRPPRRKRRESSSQEEDIIDGFAIASFTSLDRLEKKTGLVKTQEKKERWKEKKVVKRQKKEDEEVEEEEENVQPVVDPLENGFLHHAQREQERMNERLLKRTYSKKNKMIKPLALRPVKVSEDETVQELSRPHRSNSKEQLSESSTHSLSGRGYSCDSESDIDDKVSDVGSEKLFSPTTPKGVPANESPDSKTCSSAKVSGLQRSQEQSNSEVPFVPPIPSPTPASAPTGSPAPAAAAAPPEPPRLRIPTPPPLSIKKEQQPPPPVPTPALLRAPPHPQPHPPHPHSHQESCVLPPQQHHARPVISHQVHHPLQYNSLHDISHSSSPVGLPKQHLPPSPHHHISGLPSSAPSLPLSIANLSTSHYSSLRSPAHRHPAMFATPATLPPPPTLPTNSLVVPGHPAGTPYPEHDLLRQELNNRFLVQSSERGRGPSASPLAPVSLLRAEFHQHQHMHQHQHTHQHTFTPFPASLPPAAILTPPTAPPMVRTQARNFDKYTPKLDNPFIRHSNFFPSYPPTMPGMPPLLPHSGPFSSLQGAFQPKASNPIDVAARPGAVPHTLLQKDPRITDPFRTSVRKPGKWCAVHVQIAWQIYHHQQKMKQMQLDPHKLDMNGKLDLFSRPPAPGVFPGFPYPHDLARPLFSSTGSGHPAPSPYGPAPHPSGFLPPSHLAGKYPFSRSSSFGGLGNLSSSAFGGLGNPSLGSNSVFGTKEGPGGLPTFGSPHHDTWNRLRRTPPSFPTPPQWPKTADTERSSSANSHEREREREREREREREREREKRDASIGKEEKDKDKDSVDRSRHSNRSSPASAPVSYQISSLIRSNSQNSSDSGRHHSGSVDRVRETEKELLERHRESSTLADVKVKESRSPGKEMLERRPSEDAIKSAQRSPSPYSKAVINEQNMKMAGGPPPTLKDSERKEPPPADLLHKVKNDMKIKEERKEEQEVMVVSSEPAPQPPPQALPTPISQPANPHHHHPPLSQQHPLPSPRGSDIPAPGLHGVPMTHSLPLSMSAMPQMGSLNVLDRARMAPFMGVSPLAGRERLPHPAFPWDPLREAYRSLDLQRRMDFQLRAEQGHRFPSVYEQERAYREREAHDYSHHEHLLEVRREHERMRQQAEERERLHLREELDRARLHQLHQSPMEGHLPHMPPFMPHLGGMPYPRLSPSTGHNGPLNRTPPTAALSAPPPLVPAGSARPASPRRTTPLTSTQDPRDYSPSRNPKEVEAR